The Gadus macrocephalus chromosome 13, ASM3116895v1 genome includes a window with the following:
- the wnk2 gene encoding serine/threonine-protein kinase WNK2 isoform X2, with translation MESADDSDAPLGSTFSSVPNLESDENANAIGHIYENGAADYNVNLQNEAMRGSSDPTAYPAADYRGMVRQRFIRRSLWFSETEDPQPEQTESLHSSPVLSFQLRTIVDRTRSNRTVVETLRATQEDRAETEVLAVDALVKLSLSATDSVNTDEDNVSNGDNKGDVPSDVTAGSDENEEEAGMKAVSTSPGGRFLKFDIELGRGSFKTVYKGLDTDTWVEVAWCELQERKLSKVERQRFKEEAEMLKALQHPNIVRFYDFWESPVKGKKCIVLVTELMTSGTLKTYLKRFKVMKPKVLRSWCRQILKGLHFLHTRTPPIIHRDLKCDNIFITGPTGSVKIGDLGLATLKRASFAKSVIGTPEFMAPEMYEEHYDEAVDVYAFGMCMLEMATSEYPYSECQNAAQIYRKVTSGVKPASYCKVSDPEIKEIIGECICHRWEERYSIKDLLNHAFFAEDTGVRVELAEEDDGKKSAIALKLWVEDPKKLKGKYKDTGVIEFSYDLETEVPDGVAQEMVESGFFLESDAKIVAKSIRDRVALIKWRRERTVAPGEGEPPAKKRQAADVLRVPGAAPVRPGGGGVAGAADCDQEEEPPVAVCYVVPDAPSMTSDSAVSSAVQPDDSQQRAAAYPSLPEPAVQTLYSPPSLPDHMPQEALPTPTAQPPHDSYAQASTQQQQQQQQQQQQQQQQQQQAAYQQDTQPLQVAYQPSALLGAPGPYQSPTQLHSSESYKCQGDPLHNESTPCLTRGCASLVFRCRTMSLPMQHPPHRDPCPRRGRGHAASVEAQTDTLHASRLSSEAICESPGSTSPPSHTHPPHPRCHHHRHRRPGCRYDSATLPEGDAAPCLRPSRCPSGWRLSSQRRSESPDRCEARVSLLQKDESEDEGHLVHQRSGCLCRNPATDSSASPTSTTTTSGRLRGSLAGSPDHSPLRGASGSWIELSHAGVNGDGGLGLLHQCLQNIVRRGRTCSMSPLETGAAHLSARSREADASPSRQAERYDTGQAWETGQLSPRGSQGRAGPTTAVCAPAAASVYQSRPAAQSYLPADATAQPPHAALPSHEQYHVQTTGIPPQSSAAQAIPHLSPPDTTTSFSRPFSNAHPTLPPLLLNPQFPSPYPNTPPLGYEPPSGPPTPLSSAYMPPGTPHYPPRAPPPSLPLILNAALPDTPALGTPLTPVSVSGWVPPPPRLPAPTPPPSGPPGGDHGYPSISQPNFCPFHLTHTLPLSQVQPALYPAPNPEQEWAEPPVKVQAGPTQEGRGHVHGLAQNQPPALALETSAWGGGLQAEAAAAAAAGLDLSAVSSLNLPAPAPSQPSSAQGASQAPALAQAPGPGQGTALPHHHAPPPASGPVQGLASVPSAASALPLTHPQTNAGRPVLPTLTTTQSPSAYCAAGQPSSLAPGLISVAAGPGEQPVPVQLAVEQAVPAPGPRPALQSAGMQTTPQAPDAALVATQQHLDSAPASAAQQTEPAAEEVLPEKPILLPNYAYESTHSDVASGKETSDGCEGLAAGVRTDGKHRKHHRKSSRTRSRQEKISKPKLSMLNVVNKGDKMVECQLETHNHKMVTFKFDLDGDAPEEIATYMVENGFILHVEKEIFIDQLKDIVDKAEDMLNEDGVEGETVSTLVGSPQLGQIEGLMSENQPPGVSQPVYQQNVLHTGKRWFIICPVEETPTSSQETPSEATTTPGSSAATQPADGGPPGPPTTRDEGGHRHGSSSTMSGGSGGFIYDGYAFCSPPIMSNTDPLLLAALSPPISAPPSLQSEEPHMQLPQPPGGLASLGPLDETQAPPPPPPPPPPAPGSPGQHAAQQMTEMACTASMVDEVPCCPLVMPLSLDVRASEPPPAPQEAAMPPPSYASCSSTKVERSAAPPPPPPAQQQQQQQLPVVLHQPFSSVAGAKGSSLPQSPGPTQLPAGPGESDGEGRLGRGGGGGGGFVDSTIKTLDEKLRNLLYQEYAPMYPSGTAAETPGSGTEYVQSPPGPDSAAGTPGPMGEGRYRAGEQLPQIPERMDSLSTLSDSAVCAPLSRRHVPHSASCCGTRGRFKQMIPVAPEVVPRQDVKLRSWSTATSPPHPSGAELADAGGVAGAAATRIGRFSVVSTEDDLTQRTCSSRYSAPPDFYLDTPPPLAKRPAIPHSLTSAAGQQDATAHARFLSSDSGAESSPVKLAYSTPSRHARSERRGSDLMKRAVAFLRRPGRSSSVQSSDSPSRRTGHPGSAYGSSDNDSEMEESDMKRELQRLREKHLKEISELQANQRGEVELLYHRLGKNPPPGHSHTAPPTGRRRRSSKHKLKAGKLLSPLVQQFKNVTTKMSDSNKASGGEPAVSLNGSPAKLSLPTHSRTQSGTGHLPSPPSEPVQTQQPCSLKGSLSSDNIYTGLHGEMTSTQPPPGQGDRTTLCWSNNPPPSERVTHKSSSKPRARFLSGPVSLSIWTTLKRLCLGKERGRSGAGPGASCHPPGQPAATSTPPPHQPVGGPAQSQVNNSNNKKASYCGNWMGISEGCLTDELQLLMDNWAQEVLVVTQRPRSNSLRLTQEHVCSAHMVHTQTLDRQVPPRTALDPARGRQQQLLQSWPMGDRRSSATLSQPGAAAAAGCRPGYPLDLSSPLCVTQWPSPLAPLPAGVFAFPGVPSPATQHPPFEAPDPKTRTL, from the exons ATGGAGTCAGCGGACGATTCGGACGCGCCGTTGGGATCCACATTTTCCTCGGTCCCAAATCTTGAATCGGACGAAAATGCAAACGCCATCGGGCATATATACGAGAATGGGGCGGCCGACTACAACGTTAACCTACAGAACGAGGCGATGCGGGGGTCCAGCGACCCCACGGCATACCCTGCCGCGGACTACCGAGGGATGGTCCGGCAGCGGTTCATTCGCCGGAGCCTGTGGTTCTCCGAGACGGAGGACCCGCAGCCCGAGCAGACGGAGAGTCTCCACAGCAGCCCGGTTCTCAGCTTCCAGCTGCGAACCATCGTGGATCGAACTAGGAGCAACAGGACGGTGGTTGAGACCCTCAGGGCCACCCAAGAGGACCGGGCTGAGACAGAGGTCTTGGCGGTGGACGCACTGGTGAAGCTCAGCCTGAGCGCCACGGACAGCGTGAACACGGACGAGGACAACGTCTCCAACGGAGACAACAAGGGAGACGTGCCGTCGGATGTCACCGCAGGGAGTGACGAGAACGAGGAGGAAGCCGGCATGAAAGCAGTGTCAACCTCACCCGGAGGGCGTTTCCTCAAGTTCGACATTGAACTTGGGAGAGGGTCTTTCAAAACGGTCTACAAGGGCCTTGACACTGACACGTGGGTCGAGGTGGCGTGGTGTGAGCTGCAG GAACGAAAGCTCTCGAAGGTGGAGAGGCAGCGGTTCAAAGAGGAGGCGGAGATGTTGAAAGCACTGCAGCATCCCAACATCGTTCGCTTTTACGACTTCTGGGAGTCCCCGGTGAAAGGGAAGAAGTGCATCGTCCTGGTGACGGAGCTCATGACCTCAGGGACACTTAAAAC GTATCTGAAGCGCTTCAAGGTGATGAAGCCCAAAGTGCTAAGGAGCTGGTGCAGACAGATCCTGAAGGGTCTCCACTTCCTGCACACCCGGACCCCCCCCATCATCCACAGGGACCTCAAGTGTGACAACATCTTCATCACGGGCCCCACGGGATCCGTCAAGATAGGGGATCTGGGCCTGGCCACCCTTAAGAGGGCCTCTTTCGCTAAGAGTGTCATCG GTACCCCAGAGTTCATGGCCCCGGAGATGTATGAGGAACACTACGACGAGGCCGTGGACGTCTACGCCTTTGGGATGTGCATGCTGGAGATGGCCACCTCCGAGTACCCCTACTCTGAGTGCCAGAACGCTGCGCAGATCTACCGCAAAGTCACCAGC GGAGTAAAACCCGCCAGCTACTGTAAAGTCAGCGACCCGGAGATCAAGGAAATAATCGGCGAATGCATTTGTCATCgatgggaggagag ATACTCCATCAAGGATCTTCTGAACCACGCCTTCTTCGCCGAGGACACCGGCGTGAGGGTGGAGCTGGCGGAGGAGGATGACGGGAAGAAGTCGGCCATCGCCCTCAAGCTGTGGGTGGAGGACCCCAAGAAGTTAAAGGGGAAGTACAAGGACACCGGCGTCATCGAGTTCAGCTACGACCTCGAGACGGAGGTCCCGGACGGGGTCGCTCAGGAGATG GTGGAGTCGGGTTTCTTCCTGGAGAGCGACGCCAAGATCGTGGCCAAGTCCATCCGGGACCGCGTGGCGTTGATCAAATGGAGACGCGAGCGGACCGTGGCGCCCGGAGAGGGCGAGCCGCCCGCCAAGAAGCGGCAGGCGGCGGACGTCCTACGGGTGCCGGGCGCGGCCCCCGTGCGgcccgggggtgggggggtggcgggggcggcggactgcgaccaggaggaggagccaccggTCGCCGTCTGCTACGTGGTGCCGGACGCGCCTTCCATGACAT CCGACAGCGCTGTGAGCTCCGCCGTGCAACCTGATGACAGTCAGCAGAGGGCCGCCGCCTACCCCTCGCTGCCGGAGCCCGCCGTCCAGACGCTGTACAGCCCCCCGTCCCTGCCTGATCACATGCCCCAAGAGGCCCTACCGACGCCTACAGCACAGCCCCCGCACGACAGCTACGCACAGGCCTccacgcagcagcagcagcagcagcagcagcagcagcagcagcagcagcagcagcagcagcaggcggccTACCAGCAGGACACCCAACCACTCCAAGTAGCCTACCAACCGTCTGCACTCCTCGGAGCCCCGGGGCCCTACCAGTCCCCAACA CAGCTGCATTCCAGTGAGTCCTATAAATGCCAGGGGGATCCGCTCCACAATGAAAGCACTCCGTGCCTAACGCGTGGATGTGCCTCGTTGGTCTTCCGATGTCGGACGATGTCTCTCCCTATGCAGCATCCTCCGCACCGCGACCCCTGTCCGAGGAGGGGTCGGGGTCACGCAGCGAGTGTAGAAGCCCAGACGGACACGCTGCACGCTAGTCGCCTCAGCTCAGAAGCTATCTGTGAATCTCCCGGTTCCACGTCGCCTCCGTCTCATACGCACCCTCCCCACCCCcgctgccaccaccaccgccaccgccgccccgGCTGCCGTTATGACTCTGCAACCCTCCCCGAGGGCGACGCTGCCCCGTGCCTGAGGCCCTCGAGGTGTCCCTCCGGGTGGCGTCTCAGCTCCCAGCGCAGGTCAGAGTCCCCCGACCGCTGCGAGGCCCGCGTGTCCCTCCTCCAGAAGGACGAGTCAGAGGACGAGGGCCATCTCGTGCACCAGCGCTCCGGGTGTCTCTGCCGAAACCCCGCCACCGACTCGTCCGCGTCGCCCACGTCAACGACAACAACCTCTGGACGTCTGCGCGGTAGCCTGGCAGGATCCCCGGACCATTCGCCCTTGCGCGGCGCGTCCGGCTCTTGGATAGAGCTCAGCCACGCGGGCGTTAACGGCGACGGAGGCCTGGGTCTCCTTCATCAGTGTCTTCAGAACATCGTGAGACGCGGCCGAACCTGTTCAATGAGCCCCCTGGAAACGGGAGCCGCGCATCTCTCCGCTCGCAGCCGTGAGGCGGACGCCAGCCCGTCCCGGCAAGCCGAGAGGTACGACACGGGTCAGGCGTGGGAGACGGGCCAGCTGTCCCCACGCGGCAGCCAGGGCAGAGCGGGTCCCACG ACGGCCGTTTGTGCTCCAGCGGCGGCGTCAGTATACCAGAGTAGACCCGCAGCACAAAGCTACCTGCCTGCGGACGCCACAGCTCAACCACCGCACGCCGCCCTGCCCAGCCACGAGCAG TATCATGTCCAAACAACTGGTATCCCTCCCCAG TCATCCGCCGCTCAGGCAATACCTCACCTCAGTCCGCCTGACACGACGACCAGTTTCTCCCGGCCCTTCTCCAACGCTCATcccactcttcctcctcttcttctgaacccacag TTTCCCTCACCATACCCTAACACTCCCCCGCTGGGCTACGAGCCCCCTTCCGGTCCCCCCACTCCTCTTTCATCTGCCTACATGCCCCCCGGCACCCCCCACTACCCacccagggccccgcccccctccctgcccctcaTCCTCAACGCCGCCCTGCCGGACACGCCAGCGCTCGGCACGCCGCTGACCCCCGTGTCTGTGTCCGGGTGGGTGCCCCCGCCTCCGCGTCTCCCCGCGCCGACGCCCCCCCCCTCGGGCCCCCCCGGGGGGGATCACGGGTACCCCTCCATCTCCCAGCCCAACTTCTGCCCCTTCCATCTCACCCAtaccctgcctctctcccagGTGCAACCCGCCCTTTACCCCGCCCCCAACCCTGAGCAGGAATGGGCAGAGCCGCCTGTCAAG GTGCAAGCGGGGCCTACCCAGGAGGGCCGGGGACATGTTCACGGCCTGGCTCAGAACCAGCCCCCGGCACTGGCCCTGGAGACCTCCGCCTGGGGAGGCGGTTTGCAGGcggaagctgctgctgctgctgcagccggtCTGGACCTATCTGCAGTGTCCTCCTTGAACCTCCCTGCCCCGGCCCCGAGCCAGCCCAGCTCCGCTCAGGGGGCATCTCAAGCCCCTGCCTTAGCGCAGGCTCCAGGGCCGGGCCAAGGTACGGCCCTGCCCCACCACCACGCCCCACCGCCCGCCTCTGGCCCGGTTCAAGGCCTTGCATCGGTGCCGTCCGCCGCCTCGGCCTTACCTCTGACCCACCCGCAGACCAACGCCGGCCGCCCCGTGTTGCCTACGTTAACTACAACCCAAAGCCCTAGCGCATATTGTGCTGCAGGCCAGCCTTCCTCCCTGGCCCCGGGTCTGATCTCCGTCGCCGCGGGTCCGGGGGAACAGCCAGTGCCTGTTCAGCTCGCTGTTGAGCAAGCTGTCCCAGCACCAGGACCTCGTCCAGCTCTTCAGTCGGCTGGCATGCAGACGACTCCCCAGGCTCCTGATGCGGCCCTGGTTGCAACTCAGCAACATTTAGACTCTGCACCAGCGTCTGCAGCGCAACAAACAGAGCCGGCTGCGGAG GAAGTGCTTCCAGAGAAGCCAATACTTTTACCCAATTATGCTTATGAAAG CACCCACTCCGACGTGGCGTCGGGCAAGGAGACCAGCGACGGCTGTGAGGGTCTGGCCGCCGGCGTGCGGACGGACGGAAAACACCGGAAGCACCACCGCAAGTCTTCCCGCACACGCTCCCGCCAGGAGAAGATCAGCAAACCCAAGCTCAGCATGCTGAAC GTGGTGAACAAGGGGGACAAAATGGTGGAGTGCCAGCTGGAAACGCACAACCACAAAATGGTGACGTTCAAGTTCGATCTGGACGGCGACGCTCCAGAGGAAATCGCCACATATATG GTAGAAAATGGCTTCATCTTACACGTAGAGAAGGAGATCTTCATTGACCAGCTGAAGGACATCGTGGACAAGGCTGAGGACATGCTGAATGAGGACGGTGTGGAAGGAGAAACCGTCTCCACATTGGTCGGAAGTCCCCAACTAGGCCAGATTGAAGGGCTAATGagtgag AATCAGCCTCCCGGGGTGTCACAGCCGGTCTATCAGCAGAATG TTCTCCATACAGGAAAACGCTGGTTTATAATCTGCCCCGTGGAGGAGACCCCCACATCCAGCCAGGAGACCCCCTCCGaggccaccaccacccccgggAGCTCAGCCGCCACCCAGCCGGCCGAtgggggccccccggggccccccaccaccagag ACGAGGGTGGCCATCGCCacggctcctcctccaccatgtcCGGGGGCAGCGGGGGCTTCATCTACGACGGCTACGCCTTCTGCAGCCCCCCCATCATGTCCAACACGGACCCCCTCCTGCTGGCCGCCCTGTCTCCTCCCATCTCGGCGCCGCCCTCGCTCCAGTCGGAGGAGCCTCACATGcagctcccccagccccccgggGGTCTGGCCTCCCTGGGCCCCCTGGACGAgacccaggccccccccccgccgccgccgccgccgccgccggcccccgGGTCCCCGGGGCAGCACGCCGCCCAGCAGATGACGGAGATGGCGTGCACGGCCTCCATGGTGGACGAGGTGCCCTGCTGCCCGCTGGTCATGCCCCTGTCCCTGGACGTGAGGGCGTCGGAGCCCCCGCCGGCCCCGCAGGAGGCcgccatgccccccccctcctacgcctcctgctcctccaccaagGTGGAGCGCtctgctgcacctcctccacctcctcctgctcagcagcagcagcagcagcagctgcccgTGGTGCTCCACCAGCCCTTCTCCAGCGTGGCGGGGGCCAaaggctcctccctcccccagagcCCGGGGCCGACCCAGCTGCCGGCGGGGCCCGGCGAGTCGGACGGGGAGGGGCGGTTGGGccgcggaggcggcggcggcggcggcttcgTGGACAGCACCATCAAGACGCTGGACGAGAAGCTGAGGAACCTGCTGTACCAGGAGTACGCACCCATGTACCCGTCGGGGACCGCCGCCGAGACCCCCGGCTCGGGGACGGAGTACGTCCAGTCGCCCCCCGGGCCGGACAGCGCCGCCGGGACCCCGGGGCCCATGGGAGAAGGGCGGTACCGCGCCGGGGAACAGCTG cccCAGATCCCGGAGAGGATGGACAGCCTGAGCACCCTGAGTGACTCGGCAGTCTGTG ctcCCCTCTCCCGGAGACACGTCCCTCACTCCGCCTCCTGCTGCGGAACCAGAGGCCGCTTCAAG CAGATGATCCCCGTGGCCCCCGAGGTGGTCCCCAGACAGGACGTCAAGCTGAGGAGCTGGAGCACGGCCACCTCCCCGCCGCACCCCAGCGGCGCGGAGCTCGCGGACGCCGGCGGCGTGGCTGGCGCCGCCGCCACCCGGATCGGCCGCTTCTCCGTGGTGAGCACGGAGGACGATCTGACGCAGAGGACCTGCAGCAGCCGCTACTCGGCCCCGCCCGACTTCTAcctggacacgccccctccccTGGCCAAGCGGCCCGCCATCCCGCACTCCCTCACCTCCGCCGCCGGGCAGCAGGACGCCACTGCGCACGCCCGCTTCCTGTCCTCGGACTCGGGCGCCGAGAGCAGCCCGGTGAAGCTGGCCTACTCCACGCCGTCCCGCCACGCGCGCTCTGAGCGCCGGGGGAGCGACCTCATGAAGAGGGCGGTGGCCTTCCTGCGGCGCCCGGGCCGCAGCAGCAGCGTGCAGAGCTCTGATTCGCCGAGCCGCCGCACGGGCCACCCGGGCTCCGCCTACGGCAGCAGCGACAACGACTCGGAGATGGAGGAGTCGGACATGAAGAGAGAACTGCAGAGGCTGCGGGAGAA ACATCTGAAGGAGATCTCTGAGCTGCAGGCCAATCAGAGGGGAGAAGTGGAACTGCTGTATCACCGCCTTGGCAAGAACCCTCCGCCCGGCCATTCACACACAGCGCCCCCCACTGGCCGCAGGAGGAGGTCCAGTAAGCACAAACTCAAAGCTGGAAAACTCCTCAGCCCCCTGGTGCAGCAGTTTAAAAACGTTACGACTAAAATGAGCGACAGTAATAAAGCCA GTGGAGGTGAACCGGCGGTGAGTTTGAACGGGTCTCCAGCcaaactctctctccccacacacaGCCGTACTCAGTCTGGCACCGGCCACCTGCCCAGCCCCCCTTCAGAGCCCGTTCAAACCCAACAGCCGTGCTCGCTCAAGGGCTCCCTGTCCTCGGATAATATTTACACCGGTCTCCATGGTGAGATGACCTCAACGCAACCTCCCCCCGGACAAGGTGATCGCACGACACTGT GCTGGTCTAATAACCCTCCACCATCTGAGAGAGTGACCCATAAATCGAGTAGCAAGCCAAGAGCTAGATTTCTCAGTGGGCCTGTGTCTCTGTCCATCT GGACAACACTCAAACGGTTGTGTCTCGGCAAGGAACGGGGCA GGTCTGGTGCAGGGCCGGGGGCTTCATGTCATCCGCCCGGCCAGCCGGCGGCCACTtcaacacccccaccccaccagccGGTGGGGGGCCCGGCCCAGTCCCAggtcaacaacagcaacaacaagaaGGCCAGCTACTGCGGGAACTGGATGGGCATCAGCGAGGGCTGTCTGACCGATGAGCTCCAGCTGCTGATGGACAACTGGGCccaggaggtgctggtggtcaCTCAGAGACCCCGCAGCAACTCCCTCAGACTCACCCAGGAGCACGTCTGCTCTGCACACATggtccacacccagactctggATAGACAG GTTCCACCGCGGACGGCCTTAGATCCCGCTCGGGgccggcagcagcagctcctccagtcCTGGCCAATGGGTGACCGGCGTTCCTCGGCCACGCTCAGCCAGCCcggtgccgccgccgccgcgggctGCCGGCCCGGCTACCCCCTCGACCTGTCCTCGCCCCTCTGTGTGACGCAGTGGCCGAGCCCCCTGGCACCCCTCCCCGCGGGGGTGTTCGCCTTCCCCGGGGTGCCCTCCCCCGCCACCCAGCACCCCCCCTTCGAGGCCCCCGACCCCAAAACGAGGACTCTGTAA